Part of the Antennarius striatus isolate MH-2024 chromosome 6, ASM4005453v1, whole genome shotgun sequence genome, CATGTAAAGCCTTTTGAAAACATCAGTTAGCATGTAGCAAGCCGCTTGCTCTGCCTCCATTCATATCCTGCGTATTGGCTCCACTCTGACCCATTAATGGCTCCGATCTGCTGCTTATTTGTGCTGGGATAAGTTCTCCGCACAATTGCTGTTAAATGTCTGCGTGGAAATGTTGGTGACATGTTGTGTTTATACAGTTAAAAGCGTTGCGAGTTGATGTTGTGAATTCAGCGACACCCCGCACTTGATTTATTTCCAGGCTGCGTGAAAACCGCGCGTTTTCAGTGAGTTGCGTCTTTCCATCTGCTGCTTCTCGGTGCGTGTAAGAGAGAGCTGAAGTTACCTCTGTGGAACAGTTTCTAACAGAAGCACTTTTCCTAGTTCTCAGTTAAATGAAGCCTTGGAAATTGTCGGTGATATGGCTTTGTGTGCAAAATGTAAACGTTTCCCTCTCAAAGAAGTTTTGCATCTTCATTACATCTTCATAACAACAACATTCTCTTATGGGCAGGCAGTATTCCCAGGAGAGTAACAGTAGGTTCATGAAAggctgacagcactaatatatgtgttgtttcacttttgatccctattagaacaacaacaaaaaagatttttaggTTAAACTTTTCACTCTTGTCATTGctgattactttaaaaaaatgtagacaataaaataaatcacgGCTATTAGTCTGTGAGTGACAAGTAATATGTGACTTATTAGatatacaaaatgaaaaatacttccagtttgtttgttttttgtttgcgtTGCATTGAACCAATCAGATACTGGATAGAGTAATTGTATACCCTAATTAACTTCTTCGAAATATTTCTAAGTCATTTCCTGTGTATTGAGTTGAAGGTGAGAAATTTTGAGGTATGCACTTACAAAAATTCTTTAAGAGGGTTATTTCCTCAAAAGACAATCCATGCTGAAAGACTGCAGAATAACTTTGATGGAAAAATCAAAGACCTTTTGAAATTTTGAATCTGAAATTGTTGTTTATCATTTGTAGCCACTTAATACATGCAGTGGAGTGTTACAGAAAAGATCGTGTATTTTTCTAAGCTCATCACCAACTAACTCTTGTCATAATGTAACGTAACTATTGCTAGAAAATTGCATACGCAGATAAACGGAACATCAGAAATCGTTCAGAAAATTAATCTAGGaagtacttttgtgtttcttatcAGTTGTCATGGATGATGAAGACGGCAGGTGCCTTCTAGATGTAATTTGGTAAGTTTTTGCTTACACAGTGGACAAtcaattttacatttaacaAACAGTGTTCTTTTTTGTCTAGTAGTGTTATGTTATTCAAGTTGTTTTTTCCTGCAGTGACCCAGAAGCTCTCAATGATTTTCTTCATGGATCTGAAACCCATGTAAGTGCAACAGAAAGAAAGTGGAAGAAGATGCATATGCTAGCCTTTTGATAATGGGTTTATAACTGATGTGATGAGAAGACTTAGTGTTACAGTTTACGCGTGATGGCTCTGTACTaaagctactttttttttttttacggtgATGCACTCCCTCAATGCTTTTatgcatttttctcttttcttctacTGCTTCCTCTGCCTAATGGTTGCATTTGCTATTAAATCgtattatattttcattgtgcttcctcttttaatttttatgttaatttaaaaactgtTAAATTATAATACTAACTCTTCCTAACTGTTTGCTATTTCTATAATTTCCTCCTCTGTCACTACTTCTCACTAATTTTTACGATCTTTGTTCCCTGAACTCTGTGCTGTCCTTTCCTTGCTACCTCCTTTGTGTGATGGTCCatatttttctctgttctgGTGGTATTTGCTTGCTGGTATGGGTGCCTTTGGTTTCTTTCTGTCCTATTCTGGTTGGGTGTGTCTATAGTTGGACACTGACGACCTTTTGGATGGTTCGAGTGACCCCTCCAGCTCGTTCTTCTCTACCACTGGAGTGAGTAAAATCCCCCAATCCTCTCCCTTCTGATTTCTACCTATCTAGCATGCATCTCTAATTGTCCTCTTTCCACTAACATATCTATACTCTACCAATTTGATTTGCCTTGATGTCTTGTGGGTTTGTTAAGTCCGGTTTTCTGTGTTCACTTAGTTTTGCTAGTCACCATCGCACTGTGTCATCAAAATTAATCATCACCTGATTTCACTTCTTTTGTCCTTCCTGAAAGGGCCATGTTCCAGAGGTCCAGCCTGCTGTCCAGCTCTCGGCCAATGAGCCGACAGGGCTCCCTAGAGTCAGTGTTGACTTGGACttcctggaggatgaagacatTCTGGGGGGATCCCCAGGTGGTGAAGGTGGAAGCAATGGCGTTGGGACAAATCACGAGCCATGTGACATCCTGCAACAGAGCTTGGCGGAAGCTAACATCACAGAGCAAAGTCTACAGGAGGCAGAGGCTGAGCTGGACCTGGGCTCCTTTGGAATTCCAGGACTTACACAGGTTGTTCAGACACTTCCTGATGGCAGCCTCTCTGGGGCTGGAGGCACTGCAGTGGGTGTAGGCATAGGAGTTGGCGTTGGGGGAGCTGCAGCAATTTTCCCAGGATCTGCTCCAAACAATACCAATACACCCCCCAATGCTACGGCTGATATGCTTGGGTCAGTTCTTGCTCAGCAGGGCCTTCAGCTCCAACCACAGGTCATGAACAAGGCAATTAGCGTTCAGCCTTTCATGCAGCCTGTGGGCCTGGGAAATGTAACGCTTCAACCCATTTCAGGTCTTCAAGCCCTTCCTAATGGAAGTCAGTCTGGACATTTGGGTATTGGACAAATTCAAGTTGTGGGCCAGCCTACAGTCATGACAATAAATCAGTCTGGACAGCCAATCCTAGCTAAAGCCATGGGTGGTTACCAGCTGCACCAGTCTGGGCCTGAGGTAACGGGTTCTGGTTCTCAGTCGGGGCTTGGGGCGTCAGGGGGTGGACTTCTCATCCAAAGTAACAAAGCCACTTTGGGATCTCCAGCTTTAAATGGACCAGCTGTTTGTGTCAGCAGCACAAATAGCAGTAGTGGTGGTACAATGACTGCACCTACTGGGGTTTTGGGGTTTGGCAGTACCCCTCTGAGTTCAGGAATTGGACCCCAGACACAAACTCAAGgtcaaatcatgcagaacgtgATCATCCAGCGCACACCAACACCCATTCAGCCTAAACCTCCACAAGGAGGTGCCATCCAACCGAAACTCTTcaagcagcaacagcagcagccacagTTAGCGCCCCAGCCCCTACAAAATGATGCCCACAAGGCTCTTGGGCTGcagcaacttcctgtttcttctgcTCAGAATGTAGCCTTTTTAACAGGGAAAGCAGGCTCTAATGTTGTTCTAAGTACTCAAGCTACCATGCAAGGTGCTCAGTTTCAACAAACCCTATTCAAGCAACAAGCAGCACAGCCATCTGGCAAGCCCCTCAGTGTACACTTGTTAAACCAACAGGGGAGCATTGTCATTCCCTCCCAAACAGTTCTGCAAGGTCAGAACCACCAATTTCTCCTGCCACAGCTACAAGCGGGCGGACAGATCCTGACCCAACATCCTGGAGGCCACATCATCACTAGTCAGGGTCCTGGTGGACAGCTCATTGCAAACCAGATTTTAACTGCAAACCAGAACATCAATTTGGGTCAGGTGCTGACCTCACAGGGCCACCCTGGGGCAGCCCACATCCTCTCGGGACCCATTCAACTCCAGCCTGGCCAAATGGGCACACCTACCCTCTTTCAAATGCCTGTTTCATTGGCACAGAATCAAAGCCAAACACAAACCCACACTGCATCAGGACACGCACAGACAGTCATACAGGGGGTGCCGATCCAGAACTCCCTTACCATGCTCAGTCAGGTGGAGGGGCTAAGTCCTGCAGTCAGCCTTCAGCCAGCCCTACAGTCCCAGCCGGGTGGAgtccccagcagcagcagcacaggagCAGCGACCATGGCTCAGGGCCAGCCTGGGGAATGTGTTACTGTGCTGGGTAGCTCTACGGACCAGGCTGCTCATCCCACTCAGCAGCACGTACAACAATCCTCTATCCTCGCCATGCAACCAGCTTCCGTGTCCATGGCTACCACGGTACCCTCGTCTTCTCCGTCCATGTCCGTGCCCACCTCCTGTTCTGTCACCGCAGTGGGGCTGGTTCCCTCACAGGCCCAGCACAGTCCGGGAAGGTTACTCTTCACCAACCAGGGCTCTAGTATGATCCTGAGCCAGGAGTCTTTGCAGATGTTCCTGCAACAGGTCAGTGGTCCATTTCcatgtgtttgcttttattGTGTGACTTAATATTgtctgtttgaaaatgaataacATGCATGCTGTGACATCTCTGTCTGACCTCTTTGGTTTTACTATTTTATCCctccctgccccctccccctccctccctccctccctccctccaatCCCCTTCCTTCTTACCTCCCTCATTCCTGAATTTATTAATATACTCCAATCAGGAGCCGCACCTTCAAACTGAGAATGAGTCAACCCCCTCTGTGGGTGTACCAGCATCTGTAATCGTCAGCAGCAACAGCATCACTGCTCCAGCCCCTGCTGTCCATGACAGCCAGTTAACTGACTCATGGGTGTGTCAGAGCCACAGCCCTTCCCCCGGCCCCTCCCACATGACAGCAGTGGTAAAGCAGGTAGAAATGCCCCTTTATGTCAAGCCCCACCcacttgctgctgctgccgccacAATATTAGAATACCAGACCTTTCCCCATGAATTCTTTTCTTCACTCTCACATCACTCATTGCTTTCATGCTTCTCACAGTTGCTATGCTATTCCTAACCTCAAAATTCACTCATTTGCTTacagcacctgtgtgtgtggacattGCTTTGTTAAATGTAAGAGCATGATCATTCCAGTTTTCCTTATGTATGTAATGCTATCACTTCACATTTTGTATTACTCTATACACATCTATGGAACATAAAATTGTGAATGAATTGTCATACAGTTTTTTGCATGACaattttacttaatttttttatgaattcGGTACATTTTTCATTCTATTCATATTTTCCTCTATTTTGTCAGAGCCCAGAAAACATCCTCATGCTTAATATGGGATCTACCAAAATGCCACGTGCAACCCGTTTACATCTTTGCTAACACTAATCCAAACCAACTCAACTTCATCTGCTGCATTACTGAGTACTAACTGACCAATCAGTCCACACCTCAACATTTCATATCTCATTAAGGTTCTGTTTATAGTTCCCCCAAACTTTGTAACCCCTAGTTTTACCAGTACCATGGCCCTTAAATTATGATTACATTGTTCACTGACCACAGTCCCTGAAGTCTTCAGGTCACCCGACTCCTCACCATCACAGGCCCGCTGATCCTGACTTCTTGCTTTGTGAACAGTTTCCCTTTTTTCGTCTTCTGAATGATTAGTGTTCTCTTTGTGTCTAATCTTCCTCTACGAAAATCAGTGGGTTCTATTACTTTGCCTTCGGCAGCCACTAGAGGTTCAACATGAATTCAACATGCTCTTGTATTGATTGGTGTGGTGTTACccctgttcatgtttttttattaggGTTGGGTGAtagttaaatttttttcttaccaTAATGAAATGTGCACTTTATTGTTGCACGTAAGAACGATTAAAAAATTGAACAATCTACAATAAATAAGTAACTGGTGTTTGCTGAAATTATGGgaaaattttcaaaaacttaaAACCATTGGTACCATAGTTTTTTCTGTTCAATCATACAGATTTTTCTGTATAATTATAAATGAATTcaattaaagtaataaaaaatatacacatatatatgtgcgtatgtatatactgtatatatatatatacatacgcacacagtgcgccctcgttcctcgcggttaatgcgttccaggaaccacatgcgattaatgaattctgcgatagaacGAGAaactatttcttattatttacggttatttaaacgtttatgaaccctccccatactgatattaaaccaccgtctatctgtgttacctttcccccacactcttatcgattgtttaaagcacttttgtgcctCAAAAAAGTCCGACACTCGGtgaacagagcgcacttccggatgccgtcagccaatagaatgcctgtatggtatcatgtgactgcctaccaaaaatccgtgatgagatGGAGTCACAAACGTTGATGtgtgaatgcgcgagggcgcattttatatatttacattgaGGAGCACATTTACACCACCTGCAATTTTGTAAGTTCTCCCACTTAGAAAATGTGGAGAGGCCTGAAATCTTCATCATTTCCAGTGTTAGAGAcataatcaaaaaaaaaatctggaaatcATATCATATGATTTttcaatgattttatttgtatgttactAGGGTTCGTAAGTATGAGAATAAATCAATTGCTGCAGCAATTGTAAGAAAATGTAAAAGGCTAAACATGACTGCTAATCTACCTCGGACTGGGGCTCAGTGTGAGATCTCTGCTCGTGGGGCATTACTCATGATGAGAAAAGTAAGGAATCAGCCCAGAATTACACGGCAAGAGCTGGTCAATGACCTGAAGAGAGCTGGAGCCACAGTTCCAAAGGCCACTGTTGGTAGAACACTACATCGTAATGGTTTAAAATCATGCATTGCACAGAAGGTTGCCCTGTTTAAGTCAGCACATGTGAGGGCCCATGTTTGCCAGGGATCATCTGAATGATCCAGAGGGGTAATGGGAGAAAGTCatgtggtcagatgagaccaaaatggAGCTTTTTGGTGTAAACTCTACTCGTAGTGTGTGGTGGAAAAAGAAGGATGAGTACAATCCCAAGAACACCATCCCTACTGTGAATCATGGGGGTGGAAACATCATGCTTAGGGGGTACAGTCGTCCTGTCCCCTTAGGCAAAGGGGACAGGACGACTGTACCGTGCTCAGCGACAGCCCTGAAACCTGACAAATCTAGAGATTTGTGTAGAGGAGCAGGCTAGAATCCCTGTGGCAATGTTCGCAAACCTGATGAAGAACTACAACAAACGTTTGACCTCTGTAATCGCAAACAAAGGCTTCTGCACTAAATATTAGCACTGATTTTCTCATGGGTGCAAATATTTATGAACCCCAGTAACatacaaatctttttttaaaaaatcatacaaaataattgtgggggtttttttacatcatgtctTTTACAGTAGGAAATGCGTCTATGATGAGCATTTCAGGCCTAAATGTTTCTAAAtgggagatatatatatatatatatatatatataaataatatatacacacacacacacacacatccgatGTAGCCATATCACCCAGCCCTAGTCAGGCCTTTAATTTGCACTACAgtcatatttataatatattgtgtggttaaatatcagtgtgtcttttttgtgcATGATGCCCTGATTTCATTCTTGAATTCATTTACCGACTCATAATGATGTGATTCCATTTCTTCAGGTACCTTCCAGTGGTCACAAACAACCCTTGAAGATCCAGGGCACGTCTCCTTCACCGGTGTTGGCCTCTCACACCCCAGCACCACCAGTGGCAGACAGCCCCCAGCCTTCACAGTCCCCTCTCACTCTGAGCCAGCAGATCCAGTCACCCCACCACCAACAACCACAGTCCCATCCTTCCTCGCAGCCTCAGACGCAGTCTCAGACACCCTCCCGCTCATGCACACCCTCATCGCATCCTCCGCTCTTTATTGTCCACAACCAGATTGCAGAGTCCCCCCAGCCTGCTTCACAATGCCAGCCACAGCAGACACAGCCACCGAACTCACATGTTCAAGTTCAGCATCAGCCTCAGCCACGGCCAGCCTCTCAGCCCGCCCCTTATCAACAAGATATGCCTCCTATGTCCCAGTCACCCAAGCCTCCTGGTGCACTTCCTGCACTGCACCAGTTTACTAGCGCCCCTGTGAGTACTTCTGCGCCTGCTGTAGTCAAAACCCAGGTTCCCATTCAGGGCTTGACAGCAGAACAGCAACACCATTTGCAATTAGTTGGAGCGCAAATCCAGACTCTGTCAGGCATCACGCAGCACTCGCCTCAGCAGAAACAGTTGCTGGATAAACTACACCAGGTATTGTTCCAGTTCATTCTAAAGCTCTCTGCGTGGAAATTTTGCCTAGAAATAATTTCAATGCAAAGTTGTCTTAAATGCAGTATATCCAGTGAGCGAAGGAATCTGTAGGCTTTAGTAACCTAAATTTCTTGCCTATGGATTGTCAGGTCCAGCAGAACATCCTGCTGCAGGCCAAGCTTCCTGCTCAGCCTCAAGTTACCAGTCAGTTCAGCTCCCAGCAAGATGTGCCTGTTGATAAAGTGGTGATTTCATCATCGACCAGCAGTACGCCTGCTGTGTTGCAGTCGACGTCAGTGCTAGTCAAAACTCCTGCCTCAGGTCAGACACAGTTTACCCTTAATGATTCACGAGGTCATGGCTTGTTTCCCTTTGTAACCATTGATTCCTTCTTGTTTTAGCATCAAGTGACTTACAGGTATTCTCAGGAGCCCAAGGGCCAGCTGGAGCAATGGTGAATCAGACTGTCACTCCTGCAAGCCTTACCCAGCCTGCACAGGTGGGCAACTTGAGCTCGGAGTAATTCTTCCAAGGGCCTGCATTACGTTTATTTTTTAGCATTATGTAACTAttttctgaatgtgttttttttgtgtgtgtttgtctgtttcagcCAAAGCCAGGAGTGATCAGCTCAGTTGGAGGGATGACTCTGGGGAAAGGTGGGATGCAGATACAAGTGTTAGGATCTAGTCTGACTCAAAGGCCTGCTCCACAACCTCAGACTCCTGTACAAACTCAGGTACAGGAATATCACTGTATGTCAGTGAGGCCCCAGGAAGTAACTCTAAATTCAGCCTAAcggttatttgttttttcacattccAGACAACAACATTGAAGATGCCTTTCAGTGCAGAGCCCAGCAAAGAAGCCAGGTCTGTGTTTCATGCTTTAACTATTTATTGGTAAAGTGATGTTATTTTTGGTAACTTGATTTTTGCACatgacactgaaaaaaaaattctttaaatgttgcaacagaaataaagtttttttatgtCCTCCTGTAACACACTTGGCCAAGTATTTTAATTGGTGCCCGATAAAGGGCTAAATTATG contains:
- the LOC137596280 gene encoding BRD4-interacting chromatin-remodeling complex-associated protein-like isoform X4, which encodes MDDEDGRCLLDVICDPEALNDFLHGSETHLDTDDLLDGSSDPSSSFFSTTGGHVPEVQPAVQLSANEPTGLPRVSVDLDFLEDEDILGGSPGGEGGSNGVGTNHEPCDILQQSLAEANITEQSLQEAEAELDLGSFGIPGLTQVVQTLPDGSLSGAGGTAVGVGIGVGVGGAAAIFPGSAPNNTNTPPNATADMLGSVLAQQGLQLQPQVMNKAISVQPFMQPVGLGNVTLQPISGLQALPNGSQSGHLGIGQIQVVGQPTVMTINQSGQPILAKAMGGYQLHQSGPEVTGSGSQSGLGASGGGLLIQSNKATLGSPALNGPAVCVSSTNSSSGGTMTAPTGVLGFGSTPLSSGIGPQTQTQGQIMQNVIIQRTPTPIQPKPPQGGAIQPKLFKQQQQQPQLAPQPLQNDAHKALGLQQLPVSSAQNVAFLTGKAGSNVVLSTQATMQGAQFQQTLFKQQAAQPSGKPLSVHLLNQQGSIVIPSQTVLQGQNHQFLLPQLQAGGQILTQHPGGHIITSQGPGGQLIANQILTANQNINLGQVLTSQGHPGAAHILSGPIQLQPGQMGTPTLFQMPVSLAQNQSQTQTHTASGHAQTVIQGVPIQNSLTMLSQVEGLSPAVSLQPALQSQPGGVPSSSSTGAATMAQGQPGECVTVLGSSTDQAAHPTQQHVQQSSILAMQPASVSMATTVPSSSPSMSVPTSCSVTAVGLVPSQAQHSPGRLLFTNQGSSMILSQESLQMFLQQVPSSGHKQPLKIQGTSPSPVLASHTPAPPVADSPQPSQSPLTLSQQIQSPHHQQPQSHPSSQPQTQSQTPSRSCTPSSHPPLFIVHNQIAESPQPASQCQPQQTQPPNSHVQVQHQPQPRPASQPAPYQQDMPPMSQSPKPPGALPALHQFTSAPVSTSAPAVVKTQVPIQGLTAEQQHHLQLVGAQIQTLSGITQHSPQQKQLLDKLHQVQQNILLQAKLPAQPQVTSQFSSQQDVPVDKVVISSSTSSTPAVLQSTSVLVKTPASASSDLQVFSGAQGPAGAMVNQTVTPASLTQPAQPKPGVISSVGGMTLGKGGMQIQVLGSSLTQRPAPQPQTPVQTQTTTLKMPFSAEPSKEARMLEQLRKHQGSVLHPNYSAPFYSFEDTFHRLLPYHLYQGTANSSQDYQRVDDEFERVSCQLLQRTQAMLDKYRYLLFAESKQRLGPSAEMVMIDRMFIQEEKITLSQDKILAKERPEEFVANARVLESIISSQQKSSAEPSSVSDDDTAAVPAPAPTAPPSAPPPNISPIPPAGSTPAPAPPAPPTATPFPPTKLVIKQGGGGASVSWSSSCPPPPAPVSRLVAETTGQSAPVSRGPAVASTFSSTPFNSQAVDDDDDTLPQRISKPPIKTYEARRRIGLKLKIKQDQTGFSKVVHNTALDPVHTPQPQSSQSVSTTQSQFEAAAPHPKSHFSSTSNTVIRTQSPVCTASSASSVTIATTQCKPALRVNVPSSAAPSSSTSSSHSRSFSTSSLSTQVNGTLDHHDKGGVKHNSGSTATPSQTTCRLPLRKTYRENISPRVRPGVPGGGDESLSYPRSTSSPHRHEASSPPSERTVIASVKVEKRGREALHTHTETSHDMGRLGSAMQGLDEMDDVFNRGLKTTQHHHLKQLLDREGTKDRGEERTDQETDVSKYKRMSGKNRHRAGGTFRMDQHAPGPPSPESSFTRDSLLPAKRCKSDSPDMDNASFSSGSPPDDPLKEHVQCAINSILNLQQEPSARSHHIKGGNNRSHQHQSQRPGGSAASSHRPSIPASSSGSSSSLAQHPQVGGRGHNGSLLPQTQGR